One genomic window of Paenibacillus xylanilyticus includes the following:
- a CDS encoding serine hydrolase domain-containing protein, producing MKKLFSVLFTAVLVITPMTDVRAEANKSISIEKQAEEMAAKLVQNYGVTSLQYAIRDQGEIILSGSTGFHDKASQTRISKESMYGIGSVSKMVVTAATMMLVDSGKVNLDEPLTTYIQDFEMADARYTQITPRMLMNHSSGLYGSHYGNSMLFDDNDMRNHDELLLKLKTEKLKSKPGSYSVYCNDGFQLLEILVERVSGLSYSDYVAKFISNPLQLESTKTPQDSFDRDQLSEAYWPTIETKMPVENANILGTGGIYSTSEELTEFAEVLMGNRPDILSESSVKSMQNHEYRQGIWVSDERNTFNYGLGWDAVDLAPFSDYGITALSKGGDTMMYHASLITIPEHDISMAVLSSGGSSIYNQMFASNVLLEVLEDQGVIDEIKEDQTFSPPVKVNMPTELNAYSGLYGTVGTTLDIQVKNDEITLPALQGGIIPEQKYVYTGEGQFTSTDGSVKASFVKEQNGKVYVKVQAVISLPGLGQTVMNTYDYQKLDPNPLNTATGKKWADRNGTKYYALDEKITSIFYLLPSMLIKNLSVDTEIGYANGTQIVDSDHAVNVAEIPVMNGRDAFDLQFYTKNNAEILIQDGQEYIAEDAITPIFGGKTGKATIPASGQARWYAIDSRSANKSLMVDSPEGGGYAVYNEKGEVVHFSVATDQQSIELPKAGFIVFGGEAGDVFKIHLK from the coding sequence ATGAAGAAACTGTTTAGTGTGTTATTTACAGCGGTGCTGGTAATCACTCCGATGACAGACGTCAGGGCAGAGGCAAATAAGAGCATTTCAATTGAAAAGCAGGCAGAAGAAATGGCAGCAAAACTGGTGCAAAATTATGGAGTCACAAGTCTGCAATATGCCATTAGGGATCAAGGGGAAATCATACTGTCGGGCAGCACTGGCTTTCACGATAAAGCATCCCAGACACGAATCTCCAAGGAAAGCATGTACGGCATTGGCTCGGTGAGCAAAATGGTTGTCACCGCTGCCACCATGATGCTGGTGGATTCCGGGAAAGTAAATCTGGATGAGCCTCTTACTACCTATATTCAGGACTTTGAGATGGCAGATGCCCGGTACACGCAAATTACCCCGCGGATGCTGATGAATCATTCATCGGGTCTCTACGGTTCACATTACGGGAACAGTATGCTGTTTGACGATAATGACATGCGCAACCACGATGAACTATTGCTCAAACTCAAAACCGAAAAGTTAAAATCAAAACCTGGTTCATATTCCGTTTATTGTAACGACGGCTTTCAATTGCTTGAGATCCTGGTTGAACGCGTGAGTGGTTTAAGCTACAGCGATTATGTCGCCAAGTTTATCAGCAATCCGTTACAGCTGGAATCAACCAAAACACCGCAGGATTCATTCGATAGAGATCAATTATCTGAAGCGTACTGGCCCACGATTGAAACCAAAATGCCAGTTGAAAATGCGAACATTCTCGGTACAGGTGGAATATACTCCACATCCGAGGAATTGACCGAATTCGCTGAAGTATTGATGGGTAACAGACCAGACATATTGTCCGAATCCTCGGTCAAGTCCATGCAAAATCATGAATATCGACAAGGAATATGGGTCTCAGATGAGCGGAATACATTCAATTACGGCCTGGGATGGGATGCTGTGGATCTTGCCCCGTTTAGCGATTATGGCATTACTGCACTTTCCAAAGGCGGAGACACCATGATGTATCATGCATCACTAATTACCATACCTGAGCATGATATTTCAATGGCTGTTCTGTCATCAGGTGGGTCCTCCATCTACAATCAGATGTTTGCGAGCAACGTACTGCTGGAGGTATTGGAGGATCAGGGTGTCATTGATGAAATCAAGGAAGACCAGACCTTCTCCCCGCCCGTAAAAGTAAACATGCCTACGGAGCTCAATGCCTATTCGGGTCTATATGGTACAGTAGGTACAACCCTGGATATTCAGGTCAAAAACGACGAAATCACACTGCCAGCCTTGCAGGGCGGAATTATTCCAGAGCAGAAGTATGTCTACACTGGAGAGGGGCAATTCACAAGTACGGATGGAAGTGTGAAGGCCAGTTTCGTGAAGGAACAAAATGGGAAAGTGTATGTTAAGGTTCAGGCAGTGATTTCATTGCCGGGTCTAGGTCAAACGGTGATGAACACGTATGATTATCAAAAGTTGGATCCCAATCCTTTGAACACAGCCACAGGAAAGAAATGGGCAGATCGCAACGGCACCAAATATTATGCGTTAGATGAAAAAATCACATCGATTTTTTATCTGCTTCCTTCGATGCTAATCAAAAATCTGAGCGTGGATACGGAGATCGGTTATGCAAACGGCACTCAAATTGTAGATTCAGACCATGCAGTGAATGTCGCAGAGATTCCCGTGATGAACGGTAGAGACGCATTCGATCTGCAATTTTACACCAAGAATAATGCAGAGATTTTGATTCAGGACGGACAGGAATATATTGCAGAGGATGCGATTACACCGATCTTTGGCGGTAAGACAGGTAAGGCCACTATACCGGCAAGCGGTCAAGCCCGCTGGTATGCTATCGATTCCCGTTCTGCGAACAAATCATTGATGGTAGACTCGCCGGAAGGTGGCGGTTACGCTGTATATAATGAGAAGGGCGAAGTGGTTCACTTTTCGGTTGCTACCGATCAACAATCCATCGAGCTTCCCAAAGCCGGCTTTATCGTTTTTGGTGGTGAAGCTGGAGATGTTTTCAAGATCCATTTAAAGTAA
- a CDS encoding LytR/AlgR family response regulator transcription factor, whose product MFNVAICDDEEKQRELVKAMLISLSLKTNIDFQVTLFASGEELISHYKTVGDTFHILILDVEMNGMNGIQAAKEIRTMKFLDVQIMFLTSYPEYMVESFDVVTFQYLIKPIQTHIFEEKMIKLCQYLRSMDKKFVLIKSAYEELLLKYDDILWIEVMKSLTIKNKLNFVTNESTHESKGIISNYADALKDHGFLQIHRSIVINLMHVQKFSGSQVVMLNGAELPIGRSKVKEVKDAYTKYMIMRIQ is encoded by the coding sequence ATGTTTAATGTTGCCATTTGTGATGATGAGGAGAAACAAAGAGAGCTCGTGAAAGCGATGCTAATCTCCTTATCTCTGAAAACGAATATTGATTTCCAAGTTACCTTATTTGCATCAGGTGAAGAGTTGATTTCTCATTACAAAACGGTCGGGGATACCTTCCATATTCTTATTTTGGATGTGGAGATGAACGGGATGAACGGCATACAGGCAGCCAAAGAAATCAGAACGATGAAATTTCTGGATGTGCAAATCATGTTTCTGACCAGCTATCCGGAGTATATGGTAGAGAGCTTCGATGTGGTTACTTTTCAATATCTGATCAAACCGATCCAGACACATATCTTCGAGGAGAAAATGATTAAACTATGCCAGTACTTGAGATCAATGGACAAAAAGTTTGTATTAATCAAATCAGCTTATGAAGAATTGCTGTTGAAATACGATGATATTCTCTGGATTGAAGTGATGAAAAGTCTAACAATCAAAAACAAACTGAATTTTGTGACCAACGAAAGCACGCATGAAAGTAAAGGCATTATTTCGAATTATGCGGATGCTCTGAAGGATCATGGCTTCTTGCAAATTCATCGCTCGATTGTCATTAACCTGATGCATGTCCAGAAGTTTAGCGGCTCCCAGGTCGTCATGCTAAATGGTGCAGAATTGCCCATCGGCCGTTCCAAAGTCAAGGAAGTCAAGGATGCCTACACCAAATATATGATTATGAGGATTCAATGA
- a CDS encoding ABC transporter substrate-binding protein, with protein MITAMILVLAACSSGGSDNAKGSSQQTEESSTTNAAADGEQTDADAAAVSETTYPVTVSNYTTENGTWVAKEQTFDKAPERVVANTQGAAELMIRLGLTDKLVGVAALFGSVPEDIAEEFKKIPVLAEGYVGKEVTIGASPDLIMGRGGLFEDADWGVGTVNGLNDMGIKTFVQSTSVTDASLDSLYKDITELGEIFNVQANAAAYIEELKVREEALKARASAETINYASFSDNGDGTIAVYNGNGDTFIESAMSLINVHNMLINETGTLSLEKLIEVNPDVMIISKYAGGIDPQETIDKLLANKQVQSINAVKNKKIYVIDFNNFWGYGDSIFTGVEKLADDMGL; from the coding sequence TTGATTACTGCAATGATTCTGGTGCTGGCTGCGTGTTCAAGTGGTGGAAGCGATAATGCCAAGGGCAGCTCACAGCAAACTGAGGAGAGCAGCACCACGAATGCAGCTGCAGATGGGGAGCAGACCGATGCTGATGCTGCAGCTGTATCTGAAACAACTTACCCGGTAACTGTGTCGAATTATACAACAGAGAACGGTACTTGGGTCGCTAAGGAACAAACATTTGACAAGGCACCTGAACGCGTTGTTGCCAATACTCAAGGTGCAGCCGAGCTGATGATTCGCCTTGGATTGACGGACAAGCTCGTGGGTGTAGCTGCATTGTTTGGCAGTGTGCCTGAAGATATTGCTGAGGAGTTTAAGAAAATCCCTGTTCTGGCTGAAGGATATGTTGGTAAGGAAGTGACCATTGGCGCTTCGCCTGACCTCATTATGGGACGTGGTGGATTGTTTGAGGATGCCGACTGGGGTGTGGGTACAGTCAACGGCTTGAATGATATGGGGATCAAAACGTTTGTGCAGAGCACGAGTGTTACTGATGCTTCATTGGATAGTCTGTATAAGGATATCACCGAGTTGGGCGAGATCTTCAACGTACAAGCTAACGCGGCAGCCTATATTGAGGAGCTTAAAGTACGCGAGGAAGCATTGAAGGCTCGTGCCAGCGCTGAAACAATCAACTATGCGTCCTTCTCTGATAATGGTGATGGAACCATTGCGGTTTACAACGGAAATGGAGATACGTTTATTGAAAGTGCAATGTCATTAATCAACGTACATAATATGTTGATCAATGAAACAGGCACACTCAGTCTGGAGAAGCTTATCGAGGTCAATCCGGATGTGATGATCATTTCCAAATACGCTGGCGGTATTGATCCACAAGAAACGATTGACAAGTTGCTTGCCAACAAGCAGGTACAAAGTATTAACGCAGTGAAAAACAAGAAGATCTATGTTATTGATTTCAACAATTTCTGGGGTTACGGAGATTCCATCTTCACAGGTGTTGAGAAGCTTGCTGATGATATGGGTTTGTAA
- a CDS encoding ATP-binding protein translates to MEPFTILSIIIVTLLMAFQVNFYFNSVLGKSRQKPNRVVYFVLFIVLCFFYLASTLPSVISSLVVLLFIFSLAQSYDVELKLKLVFTVLYAVLVTMVNYIAVYIMSVWDATDYTTWDHFNEGYHGVFYKVMLLGCSLMFIVIQVVRLIAKRRSFALHYRYYLFFLIVPIITLYQINVASNYTEKNIFYIISVMGSLFLNVFIVYVFDNMVEKVQLANENAQLQRQMDYQDANYEKTVHSFKNVKAIIHDIHQQFLYIEECIKQNKHEAASDHIKLTLNKIEGVYQRVNSGNLVIDALVTNTIAVGQANGIKIDARIQLHSQQVHIDRYDLCVVLGNMLDNAVEASKKVRQAEDRYILIAIHSTASAMIIQVLNHVEQSLTYLKSEKPNPEFHGIGLTNILRMCEKYGGHMTIEHHHRTFNNMVVLPFEVNSL, encoded by the coding sequence ATGGAACCATTTACGATCTTGTCTATCATCATCGTTACGCTGCTTATGGCATTCCAGGTGAATTTTTATTTCAATTCGGTACTGGGTAAGTCCAGGCAAAAGCCGAACAGAGTGGTCTATTTTGTCCTGTTTATTGTCTTATGCTTTTTCTATCTGGCTTCTACATTGCCTTCGGTCATCTCGTCGTTGGTTGTGTTATTATTTATCTTCAGTCTGGCGCAATCCTATGACGTGGAGTTGAAGCTAAAACTGGTGTTCACGGTCCTATATGCCGTACTGGTCACCATGGTGAATTATATTGCTGTATATATTATGAGTGTCTGGGACGCTACGGATTACACAACATGGGATCACTTCAATGAGGGTTATCATGGGGTGTTCTACAAGGTGATGCTGCTTGGCTGCAGTCTCATGTTTATTGTCATTCAGGTTGTTCGTCTTATTGCCAAACGTAGAAGTTTCGCCCTGCACTATCGCTACTATCTTTTTTTTCTCATTGTACCGATTATTACGTTATATCAGATTAATGTGGCTTCGAACTACACTGAGAAAAACATCTTTTATATCATTTCCGTGATGGGCTCGCTATTTCTCAATGTGTTTATTGTCTATGTATTCGATAATATGGTGGAGAAGGTTCAGCTTGCGAATGAGAATGCCCAGCTGCAGCGTCAGATGGATTATCAGGATGCCAACTACGAGAAGACGGTGCACAGTTTCAAAAATGTGAAAGCCATCATCCACGATATTCATCAGCAGTTTCTGTACATTGAAGAATGTATCAAGCAAAACAAACATGAAGCGGCTTCTGATCATATAAAGCTTACCTTGAATAAGATTGAAGGCGTATACCAGCGGGTGAACTCCGGCAATCTCGTGATCGATGCGCTTGTCACGAATACCATTGCCGTAGGGCAGGCAAACGGAATCAAGATTGACGCCCGCATTCAGCTTCATTCTCAACAGGTTCATATCGATCGTTATGATCTCTGTGTTGTACTTGGCAATATGTTGGATAATGCAGTCGAGGCTTCCAAAAAAGTCAGACAGGCTGAAGACAGATATATTCTGATCGCCATTCATTCTACTGCTTCTGCAATGATCATCCAAGTGCTGAATCATGTAGAGCAATCACTAACCTATTTGAAGAGTGAGAAGCCTAATCCGGAGTTTCATGGAATCGGCCTTACGAATATATTAAGAATGTGCGAAAAGTACGGTGGGCACATGACGATTGAACATCATCATCGGACTTTCAATAACATGGTCGTGCTGCCCTTTGAAGTCAACAGTCTCTGA